One Malaclemys terrapin pileata isolate rMalTer1 chromosome 9, rMalTer1.hap1, whole genome shotgun sequence DNA window includes the following coding sequences:
- the SLITRK4 gene encoding SLIT and NTRK-like protein 4 translates to MEPGGKDSVSLFRSIRLLADHKKMLLWLVLVLSTPVSSTNADPDISVEICNVCSCVSVENVLYVNCEKVAVYRPNQLKPPWSNFYHLNFQNNLLIILYPNTFLNFTHAVSLQLGNNKLQNIEGGAFLGLSALKQLHLNNNELKILRADTFLGIENLEYLQADYNLIKYIERGAFNKLHKLKVLILNDNLISFLPDNIFRFASLTHLDIRGNRIQKLPYIGVLEHIGRVVELQLEDNPWNCTCDLLPLKAWLENMPYNIYIGEAICETPSDLYGRLLKETNKQELCSMGTGSDFDVRILPPSQLEPGYSTPNGHTTQTSMHRLVTKPPKTTNPSKISGIVAGKALSNRNLSQIVSYQTRVPPLTPCPSPCVCKTHPSDLGLSVNCQERNIESLAELVPKPFNAKKLHVNGNYIKDVDTSDFIDFEGLDLLHLGSNQIAVIKGAVFRNLTNLRRLYLNGNQIERLSPEMFAGLHNLQYLYLEYNIIKEILASTFDLMPNLQLLYLNNNLLRSLPAYIFAGAPLARLNLRNNHFMYLPVSGVLDQLKSLTQIDLEGNPWDCTCDLVALKLWLEKLNEGIVVKELKCETPVQFANIELKSLKNEILCPKLLNKPSALFTSPVPAVTFTTPLGPIRSPPGGPVPLSILILSILVVLILTVFVAFCLLVFVLRRNKKPTVKHEGIGNQECSSMQLQLRKHDHKSNKKDGLGAEAFIPQTIEQMSKSHTCGLKESETGFTFADPQGQKIILRNITDKEKDLLHVDTRKRLSTIDELDELFPGRDSNVFIQNFLESKKEYNSIGVSGFEIRYPEKQQDKKIKKSLIGGNHSKIVVEQRKSEYFELKAKLQGSPDYLQVLEEQTALNKI, encoded by the exons ATGGAGCCGGGTGGCAAAG aTTCTGTATCTTTATTCAGGAGCATAAGGTTGCTTGCTGATCACAAGAAGATGTTGCTGTGGCTCGTTCTGGTTTTGTCAACCCCAGTTTCTTCTACAAATGCAGATCCTGACATCTCGGTGGAAATTTGCAATGTTTGCTCGTGTGTGTCAGTTGAGAATGTACTGTATGTCAATTGCGAGAAGGTTGCAGTCTACCGACCAAATCAGCTCAAACCACCTTGGTCTAATTTTTACCATCTTAATTTTCAGAACAACCTACTGATTATTCTATATCCAAATACATTTCTTAATTTTACACATGCAGTGTCCCTGCAACTGGGTAACAATAAATTGCAGAACATTGAGGGAGGAGCATTCCTTGGGCTCAGTGCATTAAAACAGTTGCACTTGAACAACAATGAATTAAAGATTCTCCGAGCTGACACTTTCCTTGGCATAGAGAACTTGGAGTATCTCCAAGCTGACTACAATTTAATCAAGTATATTGAACGGGGAGCCTTCAATAAGCTTCACAAGCTGAAAGTCCTCATCCTTAATGACAATCTGATTTCATTCCTGCCCGATAATATTTTTCGATTTGCTTCTCTAACCCATCTGGATATACGAGGGAATCGAATACAGAAGCTTCCCTACATTGGAGTTCTGGAACACATTGGTCGAGTTGTCGAACTGCAGCTGGAAGATAACCCTTGGAATTGTACCTGTGATTTGTTGCCTTTGAAAGCCTGGCTGGAGAATATGCCCTATAACATTTACATTGGAGAAGCTATCTGTGAAACGCCCAGTGACTTGTATGGAAGGCTTTTAAAGGAAACCAATAAACAAGAATTATGCTCCATGGGGACTGGGAGTGATTTTGATGTGCGCATTCTGCCTCCATCCCAGTTGGAGCCTGGTTACAGCACGCCTAATGGCCACACTACGCAAACGTCAATGCACAGGTTAGTCACCAAGCCTCCGAAAACTACAAATCCTTCCAAGATCTCGGGGATAGTAGCAGGAAAAGCGCTCTCTAATCGCAATCTCAGTCAAATTGTGTCTTACCAGACCAGGGTACCTCCTCTAACTCCTTGCCCAAGCCCATGTGTCTGCAAAACTCATCCTTCTGATTTGGGATTAAGTGTAAACTGccaagaaagaaatatagaatcATTGGCCGAACTCGTACCAAAACCTTTCAATGCCAAGAAACTGCATGTAAATGGCAATTATATTAAGGATGTGGACACCTCAGATTTCATTGACTTTGAAGGGCTGGATTTACTACATTTAGGCAGCAATCAGATTGCAGTAATCAAAGGGGCGGTTTTCCGCAACCTTACAAATTTACGGAGATTGTATCTTAATGGCAATCAGATAGAGCGGCTGAGTCCAGAAATGTTTGCTGGCCTCCATAATTTGCAATATCTGTATTTGGAATACAACATTATCAAAGAAATTTTAGCCAGCACCTTTGACTTAATGCCAAATTTGCAGTTGCTCTACTTGAACAACAATCTTCTTAGAAGTCTGCCGGCTTACATTTTTGCTGGTGCTCCACTGGCTAGACTGAATCTGAGGAACAATCATTTCATGTATCTACCTGTAAGTGGCGTTCTTGATCAGCTAAAATCTCTTACACAAATTGATTTGGAAGGTAATCCGTGGGACTGCACGTGTGATTTAGTTGCTTTAAAACTATGGCTGGAAAAACTAAATGAAGGTATTGTGGTGAAGGAATTAAAATGTGAAACACCTGTTCAGTTTGCTAACATTGAACTGAAGTCTCTCAAAAATGAGATCTTATGTCCTAAACTTTTAAACAAGCCATCTGCTCTTTTCACTAGTCCTGTGCCTGCTGTCACTTTTACTACACCGTTGGGTCCAATTCGAAgtcctcctggtggcccagttcCATTGTCCATCCTAATCTTAAGCATACTAGTTGTGCTTATTTTAACagtgtttgttgctttttgccTTCTTGTCTTTGTGCTTCGGCGCAACAAGAAACCAACAGTAAAGCACGAAGGAATTGGGAACCAAGAGTGCAGTTCCATGCAACTGCAGCTAAGAAAGCATGACCACAAATCAAACAAAAAGGATGGACTAGGTGCAGAGGCCTTCATTCCTCAAACCATTGAGCAGATGAGCAAAAGTCACACTTGTGGCTTAAAAGAATCCGAAACAGGCTTCACGTTTGCTGATCCACAAGGGCAAAAAATCATTCTGAGAAATATTACCGACAAGGAAAAGGATTTATTGCATGTGGATACCAGAAAAAGACTGAGCACAATTGATGAACTGGATGAGTTGTTTCCTGGGAGGGATTCCAATGTATTTATTCAGAATTTTCTTGAAAGTAAAAAAGAATACAACAGCATAGGGGTCAGTGGCTTTGAAATACGTTATCCAGAGAAACAACAAGACAAAAAAATCAAGAAGTCATTAATAGGTGGTAATCATAGTAAAATTGTAGTAGAGCAAAGAAAGAGTGAATATTTTGAACTGAAAGCTAAACTTCAAGGTTCACCTGACTACCTACAAGTCCTTGAAGAACAAACAGCTTTGAATAAAATATAG